In Cicer arietinum cultivar CDC Frontier isolate Library 1 chromosome 7, Cicar.CDCFrontier_v2.0, whole genome shotgun sequence, the genomic window taccattgctctttgataggttgccccggcattcttcaatccaaatggcatcactttatagcagaaagtcccccattgtgtgatgaacgtagttttttccatatcttcgggagccatcttgatttgattgtaccctgagaaaccatccatgaaggagaaaagagagtattgagcagtgctatccactaggacatcaatatgaggtagaggaaaatcatctttaggactagctttatttaaatcccgataatcaacgcacattcgaacctttccatctttctttggaactggtacaatattagccacccattgaggatattttgctactgctaagaaaccagcatcaaattgcttcttgacctcttctctaattttaagcgacatatcaggtctcatccttctcaacttctgtttaattggagtgtattcaggctttagtggtagcttgtgttcaactatgttagtatctaacccgggcatatcctgatatgaccatgcaaagacatccacataatcaattaaaagtttaaccaacttttctcgctcactttctttcatagacataccaactttaacttcttttttatcatgcccagtccctaaattgatcgcctcaacaggttcttgatagggttggattatcttagcttcccgttcaattaagctttctagttctgggggaagctcacaatcgtcttcacaatcctcatcggcatgattaatcagacgttcaaagttacaagaaatggttctagcgctgttattttcaacatattcattttcgactctgcattgtttaaaagaaaaaaagaaaaaaatatatatatgaataaagattgccaaaagaaagagaaaagagagagaaaaaaaaaaaacaaaacaaaaccagttggagaattcaaaaatgcatttattgataataagtacggaattgaaatacatatgccctaattagttatccttatagccttgggcagagcaaaaggagttaaaaatacataattactttgaacatgaattaacaaacacgggaaactcgatgatcttccaattgttgagattggtgtttggaggacaagggtacactagcttgagggtatcatcatcaccatgatcctcttccgcaacagccacctgatcagcatatattattccggcgctttgaaaattttgacgaatgtcacaaataggaatcttcTGTGAATTCGGTATCCAGTTTTCTCGACGAGTCaccttgttttctcttttttccttcgcagccttttcttcatcagcttgagtaggtacatatcccaacccgtacctattgttcttttctggtatttctatcaacttcCCCAAATTGAGAAATACTCCTCCTTCTAACATGGAtttggtagacttcaatgatgtggtagattgttttggttcttttaaacgatatccttcacccatgaagacaacattgacaatttctaatgcttgaaagaaagtctctatggcttcctccgtgtcttcaatgtagcctgtagaagataaatgacttactatcatatcttcttccccatatattattaccagcttattgttcactgtaaactttagcttttgatggagagtggatgtcactgctccagcagcatgaatccatggtctccctaaaagacaactgtacgccggtttaatatccattacttggaaggttatcccaaagatgtggggtccgatttgaattggcaggtcaatctcaccaatcacttgtcttctagatccatcaaacgctttcaccaccaaagcactaggcttcaaacaggctccctcaacaaatagttttgacagtgttgatttaggcatgacatttaatgatgaaccattatctactagcactcgtgcaagaatatgattgtgacacctcacagagatgtgtagtgctttattatgctctgtcccttcagctggtaattcattATCGCTAAAACTCATGCAACTACTAGCAGTgatgttaccgacaactccatcaaactgatcgacagtgatatcatgagtaacgtgggcttcatttaaaactttcatcaatgctcttctatgtgcttcagagtTTAATAATAAGGAAAGAACtaatatcttggaaggggtttgatttagctgatccaccaccttatattcactttgcttgataaacttcaaaaattcattagcttcttcttcagacaCCGTCTTTATGCTGGtctcttgtccttttatggaatgatacatatcttctttccctttttctccatgaacctcctttttcctaagttgttcaggagtgtatactcgaccactccgaGTCATTCCACCAATCCCTGAGATGTTAGTGACCTCAGTTCCTTTAGGTTCACAATCATTACTTGGTTGATGATCTGCCAAGTGGGATGTGACTTCATATTTCCATGGTAATGCCTTGGTATTTCCATAAGGAAAAGGGATTGGTgtttggacaattattgcatttggctTGCTAGGAGTTGACTTAAGATTCTattttttgtaaagaatttccaatggttttgggaaagacatattattttccacacacgaCCCCAAGGTGAACACATGACCATCTATTGCATATTGGTCTATCCCATCTTCAATGGCATTCACAGAAGCATTCCCGTGGCCTGGCAAAGGATTGCTCATTATGTTGGGATTGtcctccttgaaggtaagccatttttcattaatcaattcttgcactttagattttagggcttgacaatcttcaaTGGAATGTCCAACGGCTCCTGCATGatattcacatttggcatttggattataccatttcgaaaatggtggttcaagaaatggtggttcaagaggtttcattggtcttatgactaccattgaattttgaagtaaatggggcaacaattggctatacgtgacgggaattggatcaaaacgagttatccttttttctcgattgacaggtggtctgtagtgatttgagcttgggtattgattttgtggggaaaatgcggtaggtggtggttgataaaaaggtggtcttgaagggtgatattgagggtatgaagcttgtgtggttgcggccacatatggataagggATGTAAGGAGTTTGTGGTATCGGGGACTGGAAAaagaattgatgggtggaaaataagagactctggggtttaccattacagcaTTAGCgtctccttctttcttttttatgaatGTCGTCTGGGGTCGTTTCACGCTAGTTGCTGCACATACGATCTTGCCgctcctcatcccactttctatcctttctcctatcatgacaaggtcagaaaagtttgatgacatactcgCAATCATCTTGTCATAAAAAGGcgactggagagtatccataaacataccaaccatttctctttcagataatgggggttctacttgtgaggccatttccctccaccgttgtgcgtattctttgaaagcttcgttgtcatttttcagtgaattttgcaattgcatcctatcaggggccatgtcaacgttgtacctgtattgcttcaaaaaggcatcagctaggtccttccatgaacgaatttgatttcgctcaagatgcatataccaacttaacgatgccccactcaaactgtcttggaagaagtgaatgagaagtttatcgttatgagcatgagatgccatttttctgcaatacatagttagatgatttttaggacatgtgttgcccttgtatttttcaaagtcaggaaccttgaatttggcagggatagtcacatcaggaaccaaacacatatcgaaagcttcaaggccataaacattatacccctcaatagcttttattcgctcttccaagacatggaatttttcctttgattgtgtatcatccccaatgtgaggttgatgccaatttccattagtatcgaaatggggtacttggggtgcaatatatggaatattttctgaggGTTGAGTGTTTTGGGGGTTTAAGTGGTTTGGGTTGTTTTCCATGGGGTTGACGACTAAGGGTGGAGTATAACCGGGTGGAAGACCGTACATAGGAAATTGTATAGTTGTTGTACGAGGTTGCTgggtagtcggggtaaagcctggtgggtgagaaggagtggtttggtgttcttcatttgcagccggaggattctcatcagtattccccttccttgacaaagcttgtatagcttctaagatttgatcaaccttgtccttcaattggttgacatccattctcatcacctcttgattttgctcaagttcttccatgatcttcgagtttgcacgagtccgataagggtgtcggggaaacaactttattgatttttttctgtgttttttttttaaataaaaaaaaattatgagttaaacatgaatggaatgaaaatgcaattatttttttggatgttggggaatcataagtcttgcacgaattattaatgaaagaagaatatgagaatcgataaacaaaatagcaaatccttcattgatgagaaaaaagtacattgcatttaaattaaaaagctaCATCGACTATTGTAtttcaatcatctttttcaagaggacaaccaatcttctcctccaattcttctactaaatgtttgcaatattcgacgaacttgtagactttgattggagtgttgagtggatgcattattgcatcaatctctcttagatattttggaatttttatgattgcctGATTAGCTACCATTGTCAATTTCGAAAAGAAATCTTTCCAATGCTTGCCTTTATCTTCCAACTGTTTATAAATCTCTTTGTTCTTCAATTGCCCAAGCAGCACCATGAAATGCTCCTCCCAgtatatggtttcatccttcaagtcattatagatcttttcttgataatcaatgtaattctttaACTCACTAGAAGCTTCCATTTCTGCTTTTAGTGCATCTTggtgttttgagagtaattcttcgatttcttccttctgttgcctctcattccttacttgaTTCTCATATTTATctaccatttctttcagttgtttctttaaatcttcaaactctttttttatgttcttctcagagcttgctgattttgtccacaattgcttccacatataggcttCTTCAATAGCTGCATTCCTTTCTTGCcttcgcacatctaactcttcatttgcgcctcttaaacaatcttgtatgtcaagtttatttcctttttcaactttcaacctcttgttgctTCTCTCGAATAACTGACTCTTACAAGTGTTTTCTGATCTTAAGTTGTCGTTCTCTTGGGAGACTTTTTCTAACCCCGCTTGtagctcttttttctctttttcagATTTTAGCAATGatgctttgagttcttctatctcttcatttgCAACAAGGATAGGTTCAGGCATTTCCTGACCATTTGAGGCTGTATTGTGGAAAGGCagcttgatttcttggactcttttCTTTACCAATTGTTGATAGGAttcttttgtgctgcaacttctacatccgagtatttttccttttataATGATCAActcccaagctcgacttatccttctcagcattggtgggtctactatacccgtattgtgcaaaacaaaagcCTCCAATGACCTATCATCTGGTTTATCCAACATGGGATAGCCAAGTTGTCTCAGAGCTACCattggattgtaattaatacatcctttcgttcccatgagaggtacaTTTGGAAAATCTCCGCATCGGCATATTACCTCTTCCACCCCTTGTTCTCTATAGTACCATGAAATTGTATCCCcagtaaggctagctatactctgagcccattcacgattacTCTTAACCCCAacatgataccctttcttgaacatgtgAGACACAAACCAAGTATATAACACTGgaacacaacacaaaattgttccccctttcttctcatgtcgcatgtgcagagagtagtatacatcagctAGAATCGCGGGAACtgtgttttgtttatgtttgttaaaagcTAAGAATACATTTATGGCAGAAAAATCTACAAAgttatcaaggtttgggaataTAACAATACCGTAGATAATGAgggccaaaacatctataaaagtactccattcttttttatcGGCTAAATCTtggcacttttgctctagatattttcttgaaaatccATGAATAGCCCCCTTTTCCTCTTTTGtacttgccaactctcttatgtcgATCTTCAACACTTCCGCAATTGTGTCCAACTTCGATGGTTgcccagtatatcgataaggatttcctcTTTCTAGGGAGTAATCCAATATTCgttcaaattcctctaatgttGGGGCCAACTGAAAATCctgaaaggtgaaacatcttaaaaGAGGATCATAATACTGAGCTAATGCTGTGAGGGCACCTGTTTGCACATTTACTGCCAACAGATTTAGGATCTTCccatatttgtgaaagaaactatcacgttgtatagttttcatttgattgttgatgtctcttaaacttttcaaatcaggttgcttgaactttaaaagtaaggTTTTCCTTTTTTCCGAACCCATTGTCCACTTAAATAACACGTGCCTAAGATTTGTATGATTCCCCAAAAA contains:
- the LOC105852623 gene encoding uncharacterized protein, with the protein product MEELEQNQEVMRMDVNQLKDKVDQILEAIQALSRKGNTDENPPAANEEHQTTPSHPPGFTPTTQQPRTTTIQFPMYGLPPGYTPPLVVNPMENNPNHLNPQNTQPSENIPYIAPQVPHFDTNGNWHQPHIGDDTQSKEKFHVLEERIKAIEGYNVYGLEAFDMCLVPDVTIPAKFKVPDFEKYKGNTCPKNHLTMYCRKMASHAHNDKLLIHFFQDSLSGASLSWYMHLERNQIRSWKDLADAFLKQYRYNVDMAPDRMQLQNSLKNDNEAFKEYAQRWREMASQVEPPLSEREMVGMFMDTLQSPFYDKMIASMSSNFSDLVMIGERIESGMRSGKIVCAATSVKRPQTTFIKKKEGDANAVMEDNPNIMSNPLPGHGNASVNAIEDGIDQYAIDGHNLKSTPSKPNAIIVQTPIPFPYGNTKALPWKYEVTSHLADHQPSNDCEPKGTEVTNISGIGGMTRSGRVYTPEQLRKKEVHGEKGKEDMYHSIKGQETSIKTVSEEEANEFLKFIKQSEYKVVDQLNQTPSKILVLSLLLNSEAHRRALMKVLNEAHVTHDITVDQFDGVVGNITASSCMSFSDNELPAEGTEHNKALHISVRCHNHILARVLVDNGSSLNVMPKSTLSKLFVEGACLKPSALVVKAFDGSRRQVIGEIDLPIQIGPHIFGITFQVMDIKPAYSCLLGRPWIHAAGAVTSTLHQKLKFTVNNKLVIIYGEEDMIVSHLSSTGYIEDTEEAIETFFQALEIVNVVFMGEGYRLKEPKQSTTSLKSTKSMLEGGVFLNLGKLIEIPEKNNRYGLGYVPTQADEEKAAKEKRENKVTRRENWIPNSQKIPICDIRQNFQSAGIIYADQVAVAEEDHGDDDTLKLVYPCPPNTNLNNWKIIEFPVFVNSCSFSNWFCFVFFFSLSFLFLLAIFIHIYIFFFFSFKQCRVENEYVENNSARTISCNFERLINHADEDCEDDCELPPELESLIEREAKIIQPYQEPVEAINLGTGHDKKEVKVGMSMKESEREKLVKLLIDYVDVFAWSYQDMPGLDTNIVEHKLPLKPEYTPIKQKLRRMRPDMSLKIREEVKKQFDAGFLAVAKYPQWVANIVPVPKKDGKVRMCVDYRDLNKASPKDDFPLPHIDVLVDSTAQYSLFSFMDGFSGYNQIKMAPEDMEKTTFITQWGTFCYKVMPFGLKNAGATYQRAMVTLFHDMMHKEIEVYVDDMIAKSRTEEDHVVNLQKLFERLRKFKLRLNPAKCTFGVRSGKLLGFIVSQKGIEVDPDKVRAIQEMPAPRTEKEVRGFLGRLNYIARFISHLTATCEPIFKLLRKDQKVEWNENCQKAFEKIKQYLSKPPILVPPVHGKPLIMYLTVLDESMGCVLGQHDESGRKEHAIYYLSKKFTSCETRYSLLERTCCALAWAARRLRQYMLCHTTWLVSKMDPIKYIFEKPALTGRIARWQMLLSEYDLVYVTQKSIKGSALAEYLAHQPVEDYQSMQCEFPDEDIMNLVEEIESSDKEKWRLVFDGASNALGHGIGAILISPENQFTPFTAKVCFYCTNNIAEYEACVMGIKAAIESNVKFLEVYGDSLLVIHQTKGDWETRDSKLIPYHTHIKELTEHFEKITFHHIPREENQLADALATLSSMFKITTNQDVPVIKIQQREKPAYCLSIEEEYDGKPWFYDIKSYVKNKEYPLGISENDKRILRRLSMNFFLNGDVLYKRNHDMVLLRCVDKAEAEKIIQEVHEGSFGTHANGHTMARKILRADYYWLTMESDCFSHVKKCHKCQIYADKIHVPPTSLNVLTSPWPFSMWGMDVIGLIEPKASNGHRFILVAIDYFTKWVEAASYANVTRSVVVRFIKRELICRYGLPNKIITDNASNLNNKMMKELCDNFKIQHHNSSPYRLKMNGAVEAANKNIKKIIQKMVEIYKDLHEMLPFALHGYRTSVRTSTGATHFSLVYGMEAVLPIEVEIPSIKVLMETKLEDAEWVQSRYDQLNLIEEKRMIALCHGQLYQKRLKKAYEKKVRPREFREGELVLKKILPIKKDSRGKWTPNYEGPYVVKKAFSGGALILAEMDGDELPLPVNSDAVKKYYA